The Deltaproteobacteria bacterium genome segment CCTATTGGGAAACAGGACATAAGATTGCCAATAATGAAGGAATAAAAGCGGACTCTTTTTTTCACCTTTTAATGGTGACTCCCCTCAAATACATGCTCATATCAGTCATGGTGGCGTCCATTTTTATTGTTTACGAGAAGATCAGTTCTTCGGCTTCCACCATCTATAACCCGGGAGGGAGATAATAAGGAGTGAAAGCAACGCTCACTCCCTTCTTCCCGGCTTCACAATCGAAATAGATTTAATAATTTATTTATTCATCTCATCTGCTTCCTTGCAAAACCTTCCCGTATCTGTAATAAATATAACTATAACTTTTACAGGGAGCGCAGTGAATGCACGAAATGTCTATCAGTGTAAACATCATTGAAATTATAAAAAATGAAATGGTAAAAAATGGCGCAACGAGACTCAATACCCTGAAAATCAAGATCGGAGAGTTGACAGCTGTTGAGCCCGATTCCCTTAAGTTTTGCTTTGAGGCATGCACAAGGGGAACAGCCCTTGAAGGAGCGGCGCTGGAAGTTGAAGAGGTTCCGCTTATGGGCAGATGCGGGGCATGCAAGAGAGATTTCAGGATGGACAATTATTTTATGTCTCCCTGCCCAGACTGCGGCATCAAAGCAGATAATATCATTTCAGGGCAGGAACTGGATATAGTAAGTATGGAGGTTGATTAAATGCACGATGTTATTTTAAATGAAAAAGTTCTTGCCAAAAATATTGCCTTTGCCGAAAACAACAAAGACCAGCTTAAAGAACGGGGAATTTTTACGATAAACCTTATCAGTTCTCCCGGTTCGGGCAAAACTTCTATTGTAGAAAAAACCGTTGAAGGGCTTCAGGACCAGATGAAGATTGCCGTCATCGAAGGTGACATTCAGGCAGACCTCGATTTGCAGCGTCTTATGAAGTTCAACATCCCCCTGC includes the following:
- the hypA gene encoding hydrogenase maturation nickel metallochaperone HypA — protein: MHEMSISVNIIEIIKNEMVKNGATRLNTLKIKIGELTAVEPDSLKFCFEACTRGTALEGAALEVEEVPLMGRCGACKRDFRMDNYFMSPCPDCGIKADNIISGQELDIVSMEVD